A stretch of Microcoleus sp. FACHB-68 DNA encodes these proteins:
- a CDS encoding DUF1816 domain-containing protein: MKELMISLLNFFGWAFWVEVVTETPRCTYYFGPFMTKKEAESAKAGYMEDLLQEGAQGITVKTKRCKPLYLTVYDEMGEMRDRKRNIPVFSSQP, from the coding sequence ATGAAAGAATTGATGATTAGCTTGCTTAACTTCTTTGGTTGGGCTTTCTGGGTTGAGGTCGTTACCGAAACCCCCCGATGCACCTACTACTTTGGCCCTTTCATGACTAAGAAAGAAGCTGAATCTGCTAAGGCAGGATACATGGAAGATTTGCTCCAAGAAGGCGCTCAGGGCATTACCGTGAAAACTAAGCGGTGCAAGCCCCTCTATCTCACTGTTTATGACGAAATGGGGGAGATGCGTGATCGCAAGCGCAACATCCCTGTTTTTAGCAGTCAACCTTAA
- the carA gene encoding glutamine-hydrolyzing carbamoyl-phosphate synthase small subunit has translation MPLSAAQPALLVLIDGTVYRGWSFGSTGTTVGEVVFNTGMTGYQEVLTDPSYCGQLVTFTYPELGNTGVNPEDEESNRPQIRGAIARNICSRPSNWRSTQSLSDYLKEHNIPGIYGIDTRALTRKIRSVGAMNGAISSEILDPTELLSVVQDAPSMNGLNLVPEVTTSKTYEWSEATQGVWEFSDTTQPAEEQLTVVAIDFGIKRNILRRLASYGCRLIVVPANTPPEEILKHNPDGIFLSNGPGDPAAVKEGIATTKALLNSQKPVFGICLGHQILGLSLGAETFKLKFGHRGLNQPAGLEQRVEITSQNHGFAIDPDSLAPEVEITHLNLNDRTVAGLRHRSLPLFSVQYHPEASPGPHDADYMFEQFVQTMRDARKATTAS, from the coding sequence ATGCCGCTCTCTGCTGCTCAACCGGCCCTTCTCGTACTCATCGATGGAACTGTTTATCGCGGTTGGTCTTTTGGGTCCACCGGCACTACCGTCGGAGAGGTAGTCTTCAACACCGGCATGACCGGCTATCAAGAAGTTCTGACTGACCCCAGCTACTGTGGCCAACTCGTCACGTTCACCTACCCAGAACTCGGCAACACCGGCGTCAATCCCGAAGACGAAGAATCCAACCGCCCTCAAATTAGAGGAGCGATCGCTCGCAACATCTGCAGCCGACCTAGCAACTGGCGATCCACCCAATCCTTAAGCGACTATCTCAAAGAACACAACATTCCAGGAATCTACGGGATCGATACCAGAGCACTCACCCGCAAAATTCGCTCGGTGGGAGCGATGAACGGGGCCATTTCCAGCGAAATCCTTGACCCGACAGAGTTGCTGTCAGTGGTGCAGGACGCGCCCAGCATGAATGGATTAAATCTGGTTCCTGAAGTCACCACCTCTAAAACCTACGAATGGTCAGAAGCCACCCAAGGAGTCTGGGAATTTAGCGACACAACCCAGCCTGCCGAGGAACAGTTAACCGTTGTCGCCATTGATTTTGGCATCAAACGCAATATTCTGCGGCGTCTAGCTAGTTATGGCTGCCGGCTCATTGTCGTGCCGGCAAACACACCCCCAGAGGAAATACTCAAACACAACCCAGACGGCATTTTCCTCTCCAATGGCCCAGGCGATCCGGCTGCTGTCAAAGAAGGCATTGCCACCACCAAAGCCCTGCTGAACAGCCAGAAACCTGTATTTGGCATCTGCTTGGGGCACCAAATTCTCGGCCTTTCCCTTGGTGCGGAAACCTTCAAACTCAAATTTGGCCATCGGGGTTTAAATCAACCTGCCGGTTTAGAACAGCGGGTAGAAATTACCAGCCAAAATCACGGGTTTGCTATCGATCCCGACTCCTTAGCCCCTGAAGTAGAAATTACCCATCTCAACCTCAACGATCGCACCGTAGCCGGTTTGCGTCACCGTTCGCTGCCCCTGTTTTCTGTCCAATATCACCCAGAAGCCAGCCCCGGACCGCATGACGCCGATTATATGTTTGAACAATTTGTCCAAACCATGCGAGATGCCCGCAAAGCCACAACCGCCTCTTAA
- a CDS encoding aldo/keto reductase, which produces MNISRRDLLKVASTSGLVAAGLAASDRLFGQSLLAQQQSTPAQTKSGEMIYRTLGRTGEKVSLIGLGGHHIGRIPDEQESIKLTRSAIDRGINFMDNCWDYHDGKSEIWMGKALQNGYRDKVFLMTKIDGRTKEAAAKQIDESLTRLQTDYIDLMQHHEIIRLEDPDRIFAAGGAMEAVVAAQKAGKIRYIGFTGHKDPLVHLRMLEIADQNNFRFDAVQMPLNAMDAHFRSFESEVLPRLVRDEIGVLGMKSMGDPYILKSNTIKAIECLHYAMNLPTSTVITGIEKMEILEQAFEAVRTFEPMSQEQVSALLAKTREAALKGEYELYKTSNRFDGTAKNPEWLG; this is translated from the coding sequence ATGAATATCAGCAGACGAGATTTATTGAAAGTAGCTTCTACCTCTGGTTTGGTTGCCGCAGGGCTTGCCGCTTCAGACAGGTTGTTTGGCCAATCGCTATTAGCCCAACAACAATCCACCCCAGCCCAAACTAAAAGTGGGGAGATGATATACAGGACACTAGGGCGCACAGGAGAAAAAGTATCCCTAATTGGTTTAGGCGGGCATCATATTGGACGCATACCAGATGAGCAAGAGAGCATCAAACTAACTCGCAGTGCCATTGATCGGGGCATCAATTTTATGGATAACTGCTGGGATTATCATGATGGAAAGAGCGAAATTTGGATGGGAAAAGCGCTTCAAAACGGATACCGTGATAAGGTGTTTTTAATGACTAAAATCGACGGGCGAACGAAAGAGGCTGCGGCTAAACAGATTGACGAGTCTCTAACACGTTTGCAGACCGATTATATCGATTTGATGCAGCATCATGAAATAATTCGCCTGGAAGATCCGGATCGCATTTTTGCTGCCGGCGGTGCGATGGAGGCTGTGGTGGCGGCGCAGAAAGCCGGCAAGATTCGCTACATTGGTTTTACCGGACATAAAGATCCCCTTGTTCATCTCCGAATGCTGGAAATCGCCGATCAAAATAATTTCCGTTTTGATGCGGTGCAGATGCCGCTTAATGCAATGGACGCTCATTTTCGCAGTTTTGAAAGTGAAGTTTTACCCAGACTTGTCAGAGATGAAATTGGGGTTTTGGGAATGAAATCGATGGGCGATCCCTACATTTTAAAGAGCAATACAATTAAAGCAATTGAGTGCCTCCACTACGCAATGAATTTGCCAACTTCAACAGTTATTACCGGCATTGAGAAGATGGAAATTCTAGAGCAAGCCTTCGAGGCGGTACGCACGTTTGAGCCGATGAGTCAAGAACAAGTGTCGGCGTTGTTAGCTAAGACTCGCGAGGCGGCTTTAAAAGGTGAATACGAGCTTTATAAGACGTCTAACCGATTTGACGGTACAGCGAAGAATCCAGAGTGGTTGGGGTAA
- a CDS encoding ribonuclease III domain-containing protein: MQLPPETLSWAQLQQISPAALAYLGDAVYELYIRKCYLMPPRRLQTYHNQVVAQVRAETQARHLRRLEPHLTSTELDILRRGRNAALGRPKRVAPEIYQQATSLEALIGYLYLSDPQRLTHLLAQLELEPTLAE; the protein is encoded by the coding sequence ATGCAGCTGCCTCCGGAAACCTTGTCATGGGCGCAACTTCAACAAATATCACCGGCAGCCTTAGCCTATTTAGGGGACGCCGTTTATGAACTCTATATCCGCAAATGCTATCTCATGCCTCCCAGGCGTTTACAAACTTACCACAACCAAGTCGTTGCTCAAGTGCGAGCAGAAACTCAGGCAAGGCATCTGCGCCGGCTTGAACCTCACCTCACAAGCACAGAACTAGACATCCTCCGACGAGGCCGCAATGCTGCCCTCGGAAGGCCCAAGCGGGTTGCTCCAGAAATTTACCAACAGGCAACCAGTCTGGAAGCCTTAATTGGATATTTGTACCTGAGCGATCCCCAACGTTTAACCCACCTGCTAGCACAGTTGGAACTTGAACCCACATTAGCTGAATAG
- the rlmB gene encoding 23S rRNA (guanosine(2251)-2'-O)-methyltransferase RlmB → MNTPTSNTSERRGDRKPSITTPTSSNSESRGDRKLTIPSRPAQERTFQSRQRHVIETPLPPSEEEADLIYGRHPVLSALENQRQLHRLWITPQLRYDPRFHALILQAKDNGTVVDEVEYRRLDQITQKANHQGVAAQVSSYDYYELGDLIAQAKSACDQPVIIAADSITDPHNLGAIIRTAEALGAQGLVIPQRRAVGITSTVRKVAAGALENFPVARVVNLARALEELKTEGFWIYGTAAKTSQTVHTVKFTGPVVLVVGSEGDGLSLLIQRCCDQLVSIPLQGKTPSLNVSVAAGMALYEIYRQRWASTFYLDSFKKENN, encoded by the coding sequence ATAAACACCCCAACTTCCAACACTTCCGAGAGAAGAGGTGACCGCAAACCTAGCATAACCACCCCAACTTCTAGCAATTCGGAGAGCAGGGGCGACCGTAAACTCACGATTCCAAGCAGGCCGGCTCAGGAGAGAACGTTCCAAAGCCGGCAGCGACACGTCATTGAGACGCCTCTTCCGCCTTCAGAGGAAGAAGCCGACTTGATCTATGGTCGTCATCCCGTTCTCTCGGCTTTAGAGAACCAGCGCCAACTCCACCGGCTCTGGATAACGCCCCAACTGCGCTACGATCCCCGCTTTCATGCCTTGATCCTCCAAGCCAAAGATAACGGCACCGTCGTTGATGAAGTTGAGTACCGCCGGCTCGACCAAATTACCCAAAAAGCCAATCACCAGGGCGTTGCAGCTCAAGTCTCATCCTACGACTACTACGAGCTAGGCGATCTGATCGCCCAAGCCAAATCTGCTTGCGATCAACCTGTGATTATTGCCGCTGATAGTATTACCGATCCGCACAATCTTGGGGCAATTATTCGCACGGCTGAAGCTTTGGGTGCCCAAGGGTTGGTGATCCCACAACGACGCGCTGTTGGTATCACTTCAACTGTGAGAAAAGTGGCAGCAGGCGCTTTAGAAAATTTTCCAGTTGCAAGAGTTGTCAATCTTGCTAGAGCCTTGGAAGAATTAAAAACAGAAGGCTTTTGGATTTACGGGACGGCGGCCAAGACTAGCCAGACGGTACACACGGTAAAATTCACCGGCCCGGTAGTCCTAGTCGTTGGCTCTGAAGGAGACGGTTTGAGTCTTTTGATACAGCGTTGCTGTGATCAATTGGTTTCAATTCCATTACAGGGAAAAACGCCCAGCCTTAATGTCTCGGTTGCTGCCGGCATGGCGCTTTACGAAATTTATCGCCAGCGATGGGCTAGTACGTTTTACCTTGATTCTTTCAAAAAAGAAAACAATTGA
- a CDS encoding alpha/beta hydrolase has translation MQKTHIKSHPSDHPQLNVDIQGVGFPILCLHGHPGSGPSMAVFTKHLSQRFQTVAPDLRGYGKSLASDDFDMTDHLLDLEALLDRLNIERCLVLGWSLGGILALELALRLPARVTGLILVATAARPRGSHPPITWQDLLYTGVAGIVNRASPGWQWNIDTFGKRSLFRYLIQQHTATAYRHIADEGLPAYLKTSGAARRALEKALRSGYNRLDVLPQIQCPSLVLAAAADRHITPESSLETAQHLRNCQSHCYPNTAHLFPWEIPDQVLSDIDCWMAVHPQVVGTDV, from the coding sequence ATGCAGAAGACCCACATAAAATCGCATCCAAGCGATCACCCTCAACTGAATGTTGACATTCAGGGGGTAGGTTTCCCCATTCTGTGCTTGCATGGCCATCCCGGTTCTGGCCCTAGTATGGCCGTTTTTACCAAGCATTTATCTCAACGGTTCCAAACCGTGGCTCCCGATCTGCGAGGATATGGCAAGAGTCTGGCGAGTGATGACTTTGATATGACCGATCACCTGCTCGATCTCGAAGCGCTTTTAGACCGATTGAACATCGAGCGTTGCTTGGTTCTGGGATGGTCTTTGGGCGGAATATTAGCGCTTGAGCTAGCGCTGAGGCTGCCGGCGCGAGTCACCGGCCTGATTTTAGTGGCCACCGCCGCACGGCCTAGGGGCAGCCATCCGCCGATTACCTGGCAAGATTTGCTCTACACTGGAGTGGCTGGGATCGTGAACCGGGCGAGTCCAGGCTGGCAGTGGAATATTGACACGTTTGGCAAGCGCTCGTTATTCCGTTATCTGATACAACAACACACAGCCACTGCTTACCGGCACATTGCCGATGAAGGACTGCCCGCGTATTTGAAAACGTCTGGTGCGGCAAGACGGGCACTTGAGAAAGCGCTGCGCTCTGGTTACAACCGGCTCGACGTTTTGCCCCAGATTCAATGTCCAAGTTTAGTGCTCGCCGCAGCAGCAGATCGCCACATTACCCCTGAGTCGAGTTTAGAAACCGCTCAACATCTGAGGAATTGCCAATCTCATTGCTATCCCAATACAGCTCACCTGTTTCCTTGGGAAATTCCCGACCAAGTTTTATCCGACATTGACTGCTGGATGGCTGTGCATCCACAAGTGGTAGGAACAGATGTCTGA
- a CDS encoding DUF1816 domain-containing protein, with translation MNLAKQIEEIFTVCLEKLELAWWVEIITCQPACTYYFGPFITAKDAELSQNGYIEDLEQEKAQGIAVKIKQCQPMDLTICQD, from the coding sequence ATGAATTTAGCCAAACAAATCGAAGAAATTTTTACGGTTTGCTTAGAAAAACTAGAATTAGCTTGGTGGGTGGAAATTATCACTTGTCAGCCGGCCTGCACTTACTACTTTGGCCCTTTTATCACGGCCAAAGATGCTGAACTCTCTCAAAACGGTTATATAGAAGATTTAGAACAAGAGAAAGCCCAAGGAATTGCCGTTAAAATTAAGCAGTGCCAGCCAATGGATCTAACGATTTGTCAGGATTAA
- a CDS encoding STAS domain-containing protein: MTVSLRGTREVKENYQLFRLTGLLDAFSEATFRRVISKCIEDGPKHIILDLSQIDFVDSSGLGALVQLVKKAQTDEGTLQIVTNPRVTQTVKLVRLEKFLSLQPSVDDALNNIKPPKSS; the protein is encoded by the coding sequence TTGACCGTAAGCCTCAGAGGCACTCGCGAAGTCAAGGAGAATTACCAACTATTCCGACTCACCGGCTTATTAGACGCCTTCTCCGAAGCCACCTTTCGGAGGGTTATTAGCAAGTGTATTGAGGACGGTCCAAAGCACATAATTTTGGATCTCTCTCAAATAGACTTTGTTGACAGTTCCGGTTTGGGCGCTCTGGTGCAGCTCGTTAAGAAAGCCCAAACCGATGAGGGCACATTGCAAATTGTCACCAATCCCAGGGTGACTCAGACTGTCAAGCTTGTTCGCTTAGAGAAGTTTCTGTCGTTGCAGCCTTCGGTTGATGACGCCTTAAACAACATCAAGCCGCCCAAGTCATCTTGA